In the Leptotrichia sp. oral taxon 212 genome, one interval contains:
- a CDS encoding autotransporter-associated N-terminal domain-containing protein: MRTINNILKKMEKGLRRLAKQCKDIKYTKGLLLGFLIAGTLSFSNSNVAGTTPEVKNIETSINQERTEIRNSISDINKVFREARKENNKLMKGSNLELVQLMEQGDHVVKSPWSSWQYGANYFFSRQGKPYKGFEDRKKRYPFQGKYARASWMERSTLVTNERSLSEIAPFRFTSEGTPYSTNKNLDYGFLPLRDISEPDVELQVLANVNPKSINKQEININQQIETPGTIARPEIQIGVNSPLEAPSIIFPEVTPVNINVQNPANPDTPALATAPTVNISLTKPTVTLNIVPPTLNMAVSAPSSPNIGISIDAPGVPTVNALNVTAPAQVTAPNISFTAVNPVDFTLSASGLSGIGQYNFASFGRNTNYNLNDKTVTVSAQNGFISTWGTISNLNNVNTNVEVNAQDTRAFMIDEGVDGTIRNPFRYIGTINLNNSKNAGIDVQGTHTGYSSSSLNPNFNSMDKVANIKVINAGTINGNGGGTGANTIKNQVAFGFNNFDSSTNNTRNEMINDTQGTITLKAPESAGIQLRPENPNASGNNEKLGLNMMSAENKGTVNLNSFGSFGMLTVKNINATSTKTYSNYGITTTAGGQIASHFNPTFESKMENKGTINISGDKSIGIGLIHNIQGVYAGGNIKIGTENPSSHTYANSGSDTGKVEEAVGVYAEVETRPVKKGELDDFAQMNSTNNIVGTDGINLTGTVTIGKYSQKVSGARVKNKGTITVSGTIDIQTGAEENYGIVTEGTSYKRRYRKVAATWLEEDKIGRVDITSTGKVNVNGNNSVGYILVQGEGSNAGNVTVNAQNALGFYGKTGKFENTGTITSTGTGSNAVVLEKGTGNLIFNNTGNLITNTEGTVALYVKDGATFNHTSGKIIAGNGAVGIYSIGTGTTGTIAAPIEVQGSTASKTGIGVYSDGQSVNIFNTGAELLLGNGTVGLFSAKTSKFNNTFVINDLKASLDDNAVLAYFKGDSPTASENEVTISGNSINNLTVTKMGKNSALFYGATGSKVTLGESINLVGNSKFSNISTDAQLLVTKDGTATIGTGKVITSNLKTTISALGTNGGTRGNAENKGTLNLTGTQKAIGIYLSEATGKNSAGATITANEDSSIGIFGKENSVIENSGTVTMKKQKSVGLLAQNSSVTNKNGGTITTEGTGSAGIYGSENSTISNEGTITAEETGSAGIYSDNSNAENKASGVITAEKGTSAGIYAKVKDAKSIQNVGTINVGTAANTTDTQGAGIYGEVVSGGTGVLAIGNTSNINIDLNGSVGIFAKNGTGSAGNLTVSNTGTITAKKENSVGILSEKSTVTSSGTVTLQGKTSVGIFGKNDSEITNSGNINATNSAADSKSVGIISDKGTAVNTGNITMAGGGSAGMLGQNGATLTNSGSVTMNGEKSAGIYTENSTSSNEGTVTVTGKESAGMFAKNSSADNYNITNKGTINLNTVSGTPEKSVGMYAEIATAATGTTTLKNENTITVDQGNSVGMYILNNTADKSKAVVKNDTAGKIETKKASSVGILANKGTVTNLNILNILGSGSAGIYGKNDSLITNSKDINVSETSSAGIYAENSEAVNDSNGTVTVSKGSSAGIFGKVDADTAKDYKLTNNGTVNLTGGTTYNQSVGMYGELTATAGHKLALENTKNINIGTASSVGMYILNNTGTVANITADNKGTISGSEASSVGILSSKGSVTNDGTISMNGNASAGIFAQNGSEVTNNSVITMNGTGSAGVYTENSNASNAVNGKITVTKGSSAGMFGKYSDAGNYTLENSGNISISSAASSDSQSIGMYGQLENTATGTATLANSKTINIDMENSLGMYIKNNTSDKTKLKAVNNDTITGNKNKAVGIFADNAVAENSKTIDIKGAESTGIFGKNGSEVRNTSAGTVTLSDVAGTDSKSAGIYIDGSGTKGTNEGNILLNGKATTGISATGGANALNSGNITGNNDSVIGIYGNGSTVENASNGVITLKGNNSTGIFAKNSTVAKNTGTINLETENGSKKSVGMYGITDNTTDTINLSNTGTINLNSEDSVGIFAKNGNSAINNSVISNTGTINLNKKQTVGIFTPKSKITNVGKIALSDDANSSVAVYLTDLAEADTSTGNIDLNSVSQNQVAYYVKDTGKITGTDIGSIKGYGVGVYLDGGTLDASSPTLDYTVTGNSGNGIIGLLLKGNTNISGYTRKIKVGNTAGTNYAIAMYADAQGTSGTAKNISAALETGENGVGLFAENGSNINYTGQMAIGNGVKAGTAIYIGNNNGTNPSKVTIGSGANIVLKGENGVGAIVTKNATVNFDTGSVIELQGSGVGLFGQKGAIINDNGGTFNNNGHSAERIRITGGISRTIANTTLTTGNVLTHVINGEAVIETGVTVNSTPTSQNVIGLLAEGNRDDNDTTVNWLYKDTSNPENNYDTINLGTIDFTNSTSATGMYLESARGKNSGEIKVGDNSTGIYGVYKSGTSKFDGVTPNKSVILNDTGKNVEVGNVSAGIYSVGFEKVENKGSVIGKDKSVGIYATNFRTENGANIVRDISADIINSGDITLGNGSAGIYVKADSSSVNSSNVVNSGNITIGDTIFNASGVAENSSVGIYTEKSNVTSTGNITVGNKGMVLFGSNSTMNINSGNIDYSNDGSLAYMENSILNYNIGGTLQTYSDPLLFINNSKVTMAQNDINVSDNGVAAYMSGNSEFKNWNRITLGQKSVGIYGNNSSLVSEGTLIEGTLQKSRGIIGVNSNIRNSASIKMAGEESLGIYSGNTSGTLKNIDNSGNIEISGKKTVGIYLEGNSGQTVNNRGNITVHETTEPDRNNSTIGIYAKDGATVNIINEGQVNVGKKSVGIYSISDGNVTATNTALLNVSDEGIGIYKKGGTVNLGGTVNVADHISSANDSEPVGVYGIDGVSIVNNANTVNVGNKSYGVILSNPGMNTNRYVNSAGTSITLGEESTYLYSDGKAEIVNNGNITSPNNKIIAIYSKNGGYINNKGNIDLSTGIGNLGIYATGTGSYGVNEGTVKIGGTDNSDKDNIIYGIGMVADRGAKIENRGNIHVSGDLSLGMYGKGAGTELRNSGTIYLDGSSATAANKISTMTGVFIDEGAKFVNEAGGVIKSGSYSGNDNVSGLIGVAVLNGSTLENHGIIDIDADRSYGALIVGTENNKSIIKNYGTITIRGKKSYGVKYRNTIGSNGQALPEREDIRHIGQDAVINMINGSGGSINASDGARLFNSGTDINKAVENTEIVEMHNGKLVVKRNGVVIGDSEMEILDYEVSPNIGLSNFGIYVDTLGRTKPISLEGITAPDIDSDLIIGTEFTVKTNSKNVILGDKIMKPFLDQTNTGIFNFTPYSASLTWMATPQVNLQTGKIEKIVMAKIPYTAFVPKKDNSFNFADGLEQRYSMNELGSQEKALFDKLNSIGNNEQVLLAQAFDEMMGHQYGNVQQRLNSTGKVLDKEFGYLRKEWENTSKQSNKIKVFGMKDEYKTDTAGIIDYTSNAYGVAYTHENEAVKLGNSSGWYAGAVNNKFKFKDIGGSKEDTTMVKLGVFKTMSPASDHNGSLQWTVSGEGYAARSDMHRKYLVVDEIFNAKSSYNSYGVAVKNELSKEFRISERTSIRPYGSLKVEYGTFSTIKEKTGEVRLDIKGNDYYSIKPEAGIEFKYKQPIAVKTIFTATVGLGYENELGKIGDVDNKGRVAFTDAEWFNIRGEKDDRKGNFKADLNLGIENKRVGFTLNGGYDTKGDNLRGGIGIRVIY, encoded by the coding sequence GTGAGAACAATAAATAATATACTGAAAAAAATGGAAAAAGGGCTAAGAAGATTAGCTAAGCAATGTAAAGATATAAAATATACGAAAGGTCTGCTTTTAGGATTTTTAATAGCAGGAACTTTATCTTTTTCAAATTCAAATGTAGCAGGAACAACACCTGAAGTCAAAAATATTGAAACTTCAATAAATCAGGAAAGAACAGAAATTAGAAATTCAATAAGTGATATAAATAAAGTTTTTAGAGAAGCCAGAAAAGAAAATAACAAATTAATGAAAGGTTCAAATTTAGAATTAGTACAGCTTATGGAGCAGGGAGATCATGTGGTGAAATCTCCTTGGAGTTCATGGCAATATGGTGCAAATTATTTTTTCAGCAGACAAGGAAAGCCATATAAAGGATTTGAAGATAGAAAGAAAAGATATCCTTTTCAGGGAAAATATGCCAGAGCTTCATGGATGGAAAGAAGTACTTTAGTTACAAATGAAAGATCATTAAGTGAAATAGCTCCATTTAGGTTTACATCAGAAGGAACACCTTATTCAACAAATAAAAATTTGGATTACGGATTTCTTCCTTTGAGGGATATCAGTGAGCCTGATGTGGAACTGCAGGTTCTTGCAAATGTAAATCCAAAATCTATAAATAAGCAGGAAATTAATATTAATCAGCAAATTGAAACACCGGGAACTATAGCAAGACCGGAAATTCAGATAGGGGTAAATTCTCCATTGGAAGCACCGAGCATAATATTTCCTGAAGTAACACCGGTAAACATAAATGTACAGAATCCTGCTAATCCCGATACTCCGGCATTGGCAACAGCACCCACTGTAAATATTAGCTTAACTAAGCCTACAGTTACATTAAATATTGTGCCACCGACATTGAATATGGCTGTTTCAGCACCAAGCTCACCTAATATAGGTATAAGTATAGATGCTCCCGGTGTACCAACAGTAAATGCATTGAATGTAACAGCACCTGCACAGGTAACGGCACCAAATATAAGTTTTACTGCTGTAAATCCAGTTGATTTTACATTATCAGCATCAGGATTAAGTGGGATTGGTCAATATAATTTTGCTTCATTTGGAAGAAATACAAATTATAATTTAAATGACAAAACAGTTACTGTAAGTGCACAGAATGGTTTTATTTCCACATGGGGAACGATTTCAAATTTAAATAATGTAAATACAAATGTTGAAGTAAACGCTCAGGATACAAGAGCATTTATGATAGATGAGGGAGTGGATGGGACAATTAGAAACCCTTTTAGATATATAGGAACTATAAATTTGAATAATTCAAAAAATGCAGGGATTGATGTTCAGGGAACACATACTGGATATTCATCAAGTTCTTTGAATCCCAATTTTAATTCTATGGATAAAGTTGCTAATATAAAAGTTATAAATGCCGGAACAATAAATGGAAATGGTGGAGGAACAGGAGCCAATACAATAAAGAATCAGGTGGCATTTGGATTTAATAACTTTGACAGTTCAACTAATAATACAAGAAATGAAATGATTAATGATACTCAGGGAACGATAACATTGAAAGCACCTGAAAGTGCAGGTATACAGTTGAGACCTGAGAATCCTAATGCTTCAGGAAATAATGAGAAGTTAGGATTAAACATGATGTCTGCAGAAAATAAGGGAACTGTAAATCTGAACAGTTTTGGAAGTTTTGGAATGCTGACAGTAAAAAATATAAATGCTACAAGTACAAAAACATATAGTAATTATGGAATAACTACAACAGCCGGAGGTCAGATTGCCAGTCATTTTAATCCGACTTTTGAAAGTAAAATGGAAAATAAGGGAACTATTAATATTTCAGGAGATAAATCAATAGGGATAGGACTGATACACAATATACAGGGAGTGTATGCAGGAGGAAATATAAAAATAGGAACTGAAAATCCTTCATCTCATACTTATGCAAATTCAGGATCTGATACAGGAAAAGTAGAAGAAGCAGTGGGAGTATATGCAGAAGTGGAGACAAGACCGGTAAAAAAAGGTGAACTGGATGATTTTGCACAGATGAACAGTACAAACAATATTGTAGGAACTGATGGAATAAATCTTACAGGGACAGTAACTATTGGAAAGTATTCTCAAAAAGTTTCAGGAGCCAGAGTTAAAAATAAAGGAACAATAACTGTAAGCGGAACAATAGATATTCAGACAGGGGCAGAAGAAAACTATGGTATTGTTACAGAAGGAACATCTTATAAAAGACGTTACAGAAAAGTAGCTGCTACATGGCTTGAAGAAGATAAAATTGGAAGAGTGGATATAACAAGTACAGGAAAAGTTAATGTAAACGGAAATAATTCGGTAGGATATATATTAGTTCAGGGAGAAGGATCAAATGCCGGAAATGTAACTGTGAATGCACAGAATGCCTTAGGATTTTATGGAAAAACAGGAAAATTTGAAAATACAGGGACTATAACATCTACAGGAACAGGAAGCAATGCCGTAGTTCTTGAAAAGGGAACAGGTAACTTAATATTTAATAATACTGGAAATTTGATTACAAACACAGAAGGAACAGTTGCATTGTATGTGAAAGATGGTGCGACATTTAATCATACATCAGGGAAAATAATAGCAGGCAACGGAGCTGTGGGTATATATAGTATAGGTACAGGTACAACAGGAACAATAGCAGCTCCTATTGAAGTACAAGGTTCTACAGCATCTAAAACAGGAATTGGAGTATATTCTGATGGTCAATCGGTTAATATTTTCAATACAGGAGCAGAACTTCTGTTAGGAAATGGAACAGTAGGACTGTTTTCAGCAAAGACAAGCAAATTTAACAATACATTTGTTATAAATGACTTAAAGGCAAGTCTTGATGATAATGCAGTACTGGCTTACTTTAAAGGGGATTCGCCTACAGCTTCTGAAAATGAAGTAACTATTTCAGGAAACAGTATAAATAACCTTACTGTTACTAAGATGGGTAAAAATTCTGCATTATTCTATGGTGCTACAGGTTCAAAAGTAACACTTGGAGAAAGTATAAATCTTGTAGGAAATTCTAAATTTTCCAATATCAGTACAGATGCACAGCTTCTTGTAACTAAAGACGGTACAGCAACAATCGGTACAGGAAAAGTTATAACATCAAACCTCAAGACAACAATATCGGCTCTGGGAACTAACGGAGGAACAAGAGGAAACGCTGAAAATAAAGGAACATTGAATTTAACTGGAACACAGAAAGCAATAGGAATATACCTTTCAGAAGCAACAGGTAAAAATTCTGCAGGAGCGACTATAACAGCAAATGAAGATTCATCTATAGGAATATTTGGGAAAGAAAACTCTGTTATAGAGAACAGTGGTACTGTGACTATGAAAAAACAGAAATCTGTAGGTCTGCTGGCTCAAAATTCTTCCGTCACAAATAAAAACGGAGGAACTATTACAACTGAAGGAACAGGATCGGCAGGAATTTATGGTTCAGAAAATTCTACGATAAGCAATGAGGGAACTATAACTGCAGAGGAAACAGGATCGGCAGGAATTTATTCTGATAACAGTAATGCTGAAAATAAAGCGTCAGGTGTAATAACAGCAGAAAAAGGAACTTCAGCAGGAATTTATGCTAAAGTGAAAGATGCAAAAAGTATACAGAATGTGGGAACTATAAATGTAGGAACTGCTGCAAACACTACTGATACTCAGGGAGCAGGAATATATGGAGAAGTTGTTTCCGGTGGAACAGGTGTTCTGGCAATAGGAAATACATCAAATATAAATATTGATTTGAATGGATCTGTAGGAATATTTGCTAAAAATGGAACAGGTTCAGCAGGAAACCTGACAGTAAGTAATACAGGAACTATAACGGCGAAAAAAGAAAATTCAGTAGGAATATTATCTGAAAAATCTACTGTGACAAGCTCAGGAACAGTAACTTTACAAGGAAAAACTTCTGTAGGAATATTTGGGAAAAATGATTCTGAAATAACAAATTCAGGAAATATAAATGCTACAAACAGTGCAGCTGATTCAAAATCAGTAGGAATAATATCTGACAAAGGAACAGCTGTAAATACAGGAAATATAACAATGGCAGGCGGAGGCTCTGCAGGAATGCTGGGTCAGAATGGTGCTACATTAACAAATTCAGGTTCAGTAACAATGAACGGAGAAAAATCAGCAGGAATTTATACAGAAAATAGTACATCTTCTAATGAGGGAACTGTAACAGTTACAGGAAAAGAGTCAGCAGGAATGTTTGCTAAAAACTCTTCGGCTGATAACTATAACATAACAAATAAAGGGACAATAAATCTGAATACAGTATCAGGAACACCTGAAAAAAGTGTAGGTATGTATGCGGAGATTGCAACGGCGGCTACAGGAACAACAACGTTGAAAAATGAAAATACCATAACAGTAGATCAGGGAAATTCAGTAGGAATGTATATACTGAATAATACAGCAGATAAATCAAAAGCGGTTGTTAAAAATGACACAGCAGGAAAAATAGAAACTAAAAAGGCAAGTTCTGTAGGAATACTTGCAAATAAGGGAACTGTTACAAATTTAAATATACTGAATATACTTGGGTCAGGTTCAGCAGGAATTTATGGGAAAAATGATTCCCTTATAACAAATTCTAAAGATATAAATGTATCTGAAACAAGTTCAGCAGGAATATATGCAGAAAACAGTGAGGCAGTAAATGATTCCAATGGAACTGTTACAGTATCTAAAGGAAGTTCAGCAGGAATTTTTGGAAAAGTAGATGCTGATACTGCAAAAGATTATAAATTGACAAATAACGGAACTGTAAATCTTACAGGAGGGACGACTTACAACCAGAGTGTCGGAATGTATGGAGAACTGACTGCAACAGCTGGACACAAGCTTGCCCTTGAAAATACTAAAAATATAAATATAGGAACTGCAAGCTCTGTAGGAATGTATATTTTAAATAACACTGGAACTGTTGCAAACATTACAGCTGATAATAAAGGAACAATAAGTGGTTCAGAGGCTTCATCAGTAGGAATTCTTTCAAGTAAGGGAAGTGTAACAAATGACGGAACTATTAGCATGAATGGAAATGCTTCGGCAGGGATATTTGCACAGAATGGTTCAGAAGTTACAAACAACAGTGTAATTACAATGAACGGAACAGGTTCAGCAGGAGTTTACACTGAAAACAGTAATGCATCCAATGCTGTAAATGGAAAGATAACAGTTACTAAAGGAAGTTCGGCAGGAATGTTTGGAAAATATTCAGATGCAGGAAACTATACATTGGAAAATAGTGGAAATATATCAATTTCATCGGCAGCATCTTCTGACAGTCAAAGTATAGGAATGTATGGTCAGCTGGAAAATACTGCTACAGGTACAGCAACATTGGCTAATAGCAAGACAATTAATATAGATATGGAAAATTCCCTTGGAATGTATATAAAAAATAATACATCTGATAAGACTAAGTTAAAGGCAGTAAATAATGATACTATAACAGGTAATAAAAATAAGGCTGTTGGAATATTTGCAGACAATGCTGTAGCTGAAAATAGTAAAACAATAGACATTAAGGGTGCAGAATCAACAGGAATATTTGGTAAGAACGGTTCGGAAGTAAGAAATACATCAGCGGGAACTGTAACTTTATCAGATGTTGCAGGAACTGACAGTAAATCTGCAGGAATATATATTGACGGTTCAGGAACTAAAGGAACAAATGAAGGAAATATACTTCTGAATGGTAAGGCTACTACAGGAATATCTGCAACAGGTGGAGCAAATGCCCTGAATTCAGGTAATATAACAGGAAATAATGATTCAGTAATAGGAATATATGGAAACGGAAGTACAGTTGAAAATGCTTCTAATGGTGTAATTACACTTAAAGGAAATAATTCGACAGGAATATTTGCTAAAAACAGTACAGTTGCTAAAAATACAGGAACTATAAATCTTGAAACTGAAAACGGTTCAAAAAAATCTGTTGGAATGTATGGAATAACAGATAATACAACTGATACGATAAATCTTTCCAATACAGGAACTATAAATTTAAATTCGGAAGATTCAGTAGGGATATTTGCAAAAAATGGAAACAGTGCCATAAATAATTCAGTAATATCTAATACAGGAACTATTAATCTTAATAAAAAACAGACAGTCGGAATTTTTACTCCAAAATCTAAAATTACAAATGTAGGAAAAATAGCTTTGAGCGATGATGCAAATTCATCAGTGGCAGTATATCTGACTGATCTGGCGGAAGCTGATACTTCAACTGGAAATATAGATCTGAACAGCGTTTCCCAGAATCAGGTTGCCTATTATGTAAAAGATACAGGAAAAATAACAGGAACAGACATAGGAAGCATAAAAGGATATGGAGTGGGAGTTTATCTTGACGGAGGAACACTTGATGCTTCAAGTCCTACGCTTGATTATACAGTAACTGGAAATAGTGGAAACGGTATTATAGGATTATTATTAAAAGGAAATACAAATATATCAGGATATACACGTAAAATTAAAGTGGGAAACACAGCAGGTACAAATTATGCAATTGCAATGTATGCTGATGCACAAGGTACTTCAGGAACAGCTAAGAATATAAGTGCAGCTCTTGAAACAGGAGAAAATGGAGTAGGGCTTTTTGCTGAAAACGGAAGTAATATAAATTATACGGGACAAATGGCAATAGGAAATGGAGTTAAAGCAGGAACAGCTATCTACATAGGAAACAATAATGGAACAAATCCTTCTAAAGTAACAATAGGAAGCGGTGCAAATATTGTATTGAAAGGTGAAAATGGGGTAGGTGCTATAGTTACTAAAAATGCCACAGTAAACTTTGATACCGGATCGGTTATAGAATTACAAGGTTCAGGAGTCGGACTGTTTGGTCAGAAAGGTGCCATTATTAATGATAATGGAGGAACTTTTAATAATAACGGACATTCTGCTGAAAGAATAAGAATTACGGGAGGTATTTCAAGAACTATTGCAAATACGACATTAACAACAGGAAATGTATTGACTCACGTTATAAATGGAGAAGCTGTAATTGAAACAGGTGTAACTGTTAATTCAACGCCAACTTCACAAAATGTTATCGGACTTTTAGCAGAAGGAAACAGGGATGATAATGATACTACAGTAAATTGGCTTTATAAAGATACTTCAAATCCTGAAAATAACTATGATACAATAAATCTTGGTACAATTGATTTCACAAATTCAACATCGGCAACAGGTATGTATCTGGAATCTGCAAGAGGTAAAAATAGTGGTGAAATTAAGGTTGGAGATAATTCTACAGGAATTTACGGAGTATATAAAAGCGGAACATCGAAATTTGATGGTGTTACACCTAATAAATCTGTAATTTTAAATGATACAGGAAAAAATGTAGAAGTTGGAAATGTTTCTGCAGGTATATATTCTGTAGGATTTGAAAAGGTGGAAAATAAGGGTTCAGTTATTGGAAAAGATAAGTCAGTAGGAATTTATGCGACAAATTTCAGGACAGAAAATGGTGCTAATATAGTAAGGGATATTTCAGCAGATATAATTAATTCAGGGGATATAACATTAGGAAACGGATCTGCAGGTATATATGTAAAGGCTGATTCCTCTTCTGTAAACAGTTCAAATGTTGTAAATAGTGGAAATATAACTATAGGAGATACTATTTTTAATGCTTCAGGAGTGGCAGAAAATTCTTCTGTGGGAATATATACTGAAAAATCCAATGTTACATCTACTGGAAATATAACAGTAGGTAATAAAGGAATGGTACTGTTTGGAAGTAATTCCACTATGAATATAAATTCAGGAAATATTGATTATTCCAATGATGGAAGCCTTGCCTATATGGAAAATTCCATATTAAATTATAATATAGGTGGTACATTGCAGACATATTCGGATCCTCTGCTATTTATAAATAACAGTAAGGTGACAATGGCACAGAATGATATCAATGTATCTGATAACGGTGTAGCAGCTTATATGAGCGGAAATTCGGAATTTAAAAACTGGAACAGGATAACTCTTGGACAGAAATCTGTAGGAATATATGGAAATAATTCAAGTTTAGTATCGGAAGGGACTCTTATAGAGGGAACTTTACAGAAATCCAGAGGAATTATAGGGGTAAATTCAAATATTAGAAACAGTGCTTCAATAAAGATGGCAGGAGAAGAGTCATTAGGAATTTACTCGGGAAATACTTCAGGAACACTTAAAAATATTGATAATTCAGGAAATATAGAAATTTCAGGTAAGAAAACAGTAGGAATATATTTGGAAGGAAATTCGGGTCAGACAGTTAATAACAGAGGTAATATAACAGTCCATGAAACGACAGAACCTGACAGAAATAACTCTACAATAGGGATATACGCCAAGGATGGAGCAACTGTAAACATAATTAATGAAGGACAGGTTAATGTAGGTAAAAAATCTGTAGGTATATATTCGATAAGTGATGGAAATGTAACTGCAACAAATACAGCGTTATTAAATGTTTCAGATGAAGGAATAGGAATATATAAAAAGGGAGGTACTGTAAATCTTGGTGGAACAGTTAATGTAGCTGACCATATTTCTTCTGCAAACGACAGTGAGCCAGTAGGAGTTTATGGAATAGATGGAGTAAGTATAGTAAATAATGCTAATACTGTAAATGTAGGAAATAAATCATATGGTGTAATTTTAAGTAATCCGGGAATGAATACAAACAGATATGTTAATTCTGCAGGAACTTCAATAACTTTAGGAGAAGAATCCACTTATCTGTATTCAGATGGAAAGGCTGAAATAGTAAACAATGGAAATATAACTTCACCAAATAATAAAATAATAGCAATTTATTCTAAAAATGGAGGATATATAAATAACAAGGGAAATATTGACCTGAGCACAGGAATAGGAAATCTTGGAATTTATGCAACAGGAACAGGTTCATATGGAGTGAATGAAGGAACAGTAAAAATTGGTGGAACTGATAACTCTGATAAGGACAACATCATATATGGTATAGGAATGGTTGCAGACAGAGGAGCAAAAATAGAAAACAGAGGAAATATACATGTAAGCGGAGATTTAAGTCTGGGAATGTATGGAAAAGGTGCAGGAACGGAACTGAGAAATTCGGGAACAATATATCTTGACGGATCTTCTGCAACAGCTGCAAATAAAATTTCTACTATGACAGGAGTATTTATAGACGAAGGAGCTAAATTTGTAAATGAAGCCGGTGGAGTTATAAAATCAGGATCTTATTCAGGAAATGATAATGTAAGCGGACTTATAGGAGTAGCTGTGCTGAATGGAAGTACGCTTGAAAATCATGGGATAATTGATATTGATGCAGATAGAAGCTACGGAGCATTGATTGTAGGTACTGAAAATAATAAATCCATAATTAAAAATTACGGTACAATTACAATAAGAGGTAAAAAATCCTATGGTGTAAAATATAGAAATACTATTGGAAGTAACGGACAGGCTTTACCTGAAAGGGAAGACATAAGACATATAGGACAGGATGCAGTTATCAACATGATAAATGGAAGCGGTGGAAGTATTAATGCCTCAGACGGAGCAAGACTGTTTAACAGTGGAACTGATATAAATAAAGCAGTTGAAAATACTGAAATTGTTGAAATGCATAATGGAAAACTTGTAGTAAAAAGAAACGGAGTCGTAATAGGAGATTCAGAAATGGAAATACTGGATTACGAAGTTTCGCCTAACATAGGATTGTCAAATTTCGGAATATATGTTGATACATTGGGAAGAACAAAACCTATATCACTGGAAGGAATAACAGCTCCAGATATAGACAGTGACCTGATAATAGGTACGGAATTTACAGTAAAAACAAACTCTAAAAATGTTATTTTAGGAGATAAAATTATGAAACCGTTCCTTGACCAGACAAATACAGGAATATTTAATTTTACTCCTTATTCAGCTTCCCTTACATGGATGGCAACACCGCAGGTGAATCTCCAGACAGGAAAGATTGAAAAAATTGTAATGGCAAAAATACCTTATACTGCTTTTGTTCCAAAGAAGGATAATTCCTTTAACTTTGCTGACGGACTGGAACAGAGATATAGCATGAATGAACTTGGATCTCAGGAAAAAGCATTATTTGACAAATTGAACAGCATTGGAAACAATGAACAGGTTCTTCTGGCACAGGCATTTGATGAAATGATGGGACACCAGTATGGAAATGTACAGCAAAGACTAAATTCTACGGGAAAAGTACTGGATAAGGAATTCGGTTATCTGAGAAAAGAATGGGAAAATACTTCAAAGCAGTCTAACAAAATAAAAGTATTTGGAATGAAGGATGAGTATAAAACAGATACTGCAGGAATAATAGACTACACAAGTAATGCCTATGGAGTTGCCTATACTCATGAAAATGAAGCTGTAAAACTTGGAAACAGTTCAGGATGGTATGCAGGAGCTGTAAATAATAAATTCAAATTTAAAGATATCGGCGGGTCAAAAGAAGATACAACTATGGTGAAACTGGGAGTCTTTAAAACTATGTCTCCGGCATCAGATCATAATGGAAGTCTCCAATGGACAGTTTCAGGAGAAGGTTATGCGGCTAGAAGTGATATGCATAGAAAATACCTTGTAGTAGACGAAATCTTCAATGCAAAGTCATCATATAATTCATATGGTGTGGCAGTAAAAAATGAGCTGAGTAAAGAATTCAGAATAAGTGAAAGAACAAGCATCAGACCATATGGAAGTTTAAAGGTTGAATATGGAACTTTCAGCACGATAAAGGAAAAAACAGGAGAAGTAAGACTGGACATAAAAGGAAACGACTATTATTCAATAAAACCTGAAGCCGGTATAGAATTCAAATATAAACAGCCAATAGCTGTAAAAACTATCTTTACAGCAACAGTTGGATTAGGATATGAAAATGAACTGGGAAAAATAGGAGATGTTGACAATAAAGGAAGAGTGGCATTTACAGATGCAGAATGGTTTAACATACGAGGGGAAAAAGATGATAGAAAAGGAAATTTCAAGGCAGATTTAAATCTGGGAATAGAAAATAAGAGAGTAGGATTTACTTTGAACGGGGGATATGATACAAAAGGAGATAATTTAAGGGGAGGAATAGGAATTAGAGTTATTTATTAA